The sequence CTTGAGAACCTGCAACGGGCAAAGCACACACTGAGCAACGCTTAGGGAGGGACAGCTAGTGACAGAGTGTCCACAAACATTGCAGTCAAAGGAAAGTTAAGTTAAATTAAGTATAAAATTGGAGGGAGGGGGTCCTTGAGCATGCACGGCATCAAAACATctccaaagtaaaaaaaactgaatccAACTGATAGCGTATCCGAACCACAAGACACtgaaagaagaagagcaaTAGCAACCGTGAGATCCTGTTGTGGGCGTGGCCACAGACTCCAACGTGAACAAACGGCTAAAAGTGTGGACGCGACAACGTGCGGCCTTAGTGGCTCTTCCTTTGCCGGTAGTTGTTATTGGGGGGCGAGAGCCCCACCGCCCGGCCCTTTGTTGACGCTCCCAATGCCAGGAGAGCGGCGGGCCACGCTGCCGGCCACGCCACGCCCCTCGTCACACGCTTGCAAAGTTTGGAAAACACCTGAGGAGCACAGTGGGGAGGGAGAGGAGCAGTTACCCACCAGAACCGGAAGAAAGATCCAAAAGGATCATCCGGAatgaaagaggaagaaaatggaGGGAACCGGTGGGAGGAAGTGGaaggaaaagaggaaaaaaagacaggaaGCGAAGGCCAGATGAGGAAGAAACGCCCTAAAATAAGAGTTGCTGTATGTAAACAATATTTTCCTTCAAATGCTTGATGGGATAGAAAGGAAAACCACAAACAAGGCCCAAGTCATGCGTGCAACCAAACTGACCTGTTCCCACAGCGTCTCTGCCACCAGGTCGATGATGGTTCCCACCTCGCGGAACTCGCCAGAGTACTTGACGTACGCCCACGCGCAGAGCGACAAGAGCGCCAGGCCCATCAGCAGATTGGCCAGCGCCGCCAGCGTACTCAGACCCACAAAGGCCGTTACGCCCGACACCACGTAGGCGACAAACATGACGGCGAAGAGCGTGGCGGGCGTGCGCGCCGCGTAGAAGATGTTCTTGCCGTCGTTGTGCTTGCAAAAGTTTCCGAAGGTCTCGTCCAGCTCGGCCTCCAGCTGGCTCTGGTAGCGCTGGCAGAACTCAGCGCCGCCCATTTTCTTCACCGAGCGGAAGTAGCGCACAGAGTGCTCGCGGAACTCGTCGTGGGAGCGCTCCAAGTCGGCAGGGGCGACGTACGGCTTATCGCCGCCGCACACCTGAAATTCCACAGCAACCTTAGGCGAGTCCGGACATTTACTACCACGACTAGAGCAATTAATCAAATTACGAAGGCGTTTTCTAATCGCAAGGGCATGCCAGCATGATAAGGGCTACCAATCAAGCACGTCATGTTTTCATTCCTCAGGCCtgacaaacattctgacctGCTCCATGTTCTTGCTGTACATGTCTTTGGCTCCAGCTACGGCAGTCAGGTTGTTGGCTTCCGCCGTTGCCTGGGAaacaggaaacaaacaaacattgtgATTGCTGATTTTTATGGGGCAGCACaacaggttgaaaaaaaaaatgcacggcAAACCTGTAACATGGACTTTGGATGAGGCAGCTCTTCACCTTGATAGATCTTGATGTACGCCTAAAGGATGTCCCAGTTCACATTAGCGAGAGAAGGCGAAAAGCCGCATGTTCTGTTTTGCCCGATCTCTACCTTGAAGTACTCCACAAGATCTCGACATGTGACTTTGTTGCCGCCGATCTCCTTCACCACCAGTTGTTCGGGTGCCAGGAGCAGCGGCACCAGCTGCGACAGCTGCCGCTTAAAGTCCCCGTCGATGTCTGGAACGCACAAAAGGCTGATGCAGTCCATCCGGCGCACAACGTGACGCGCGGTTCACCGACTGTACCTCTCAGTCGGCCATCAAAGTGGAGATTGGTGGACACTTTGAGGCCCGGGTGAGGCAGCAGGAAGCAGCCGATGTTGGAGAAGCACGAGTGGATGTGCTTGCGGACGTTCTGCAGCTCCTCGTGCTGGTTCTGCTTCACCTGTGGGAGCGCACGGCAGTCACGTTGGAACGCCCACTCCCCCGGAGGCTCTTCTTCAAACATCGCATAGCAGGCCAGTCTCACCTGCAGGCGCCTCATCAAGAAAGCGTTGCCTCCCTCCAGGCCGTAGTCATACTCGTAGGGGAAACTCCAATCCCGAATGAGGAACATGAGGGACTAATGAACACAGATGACGTCGTTTCAACAAGACACCACGAGTCGGCTCGGAAAACAATAGCTTGGTGGTGTCAAATGTGGAGACTGGAATGCGTGTGTAGCGAGCACCTGAAAAGGTTTCAAGTAGACCTCTTCCAAGGCCAGGCGGCCGTACTCTGTGAAGAGCTGCAGAAGGggagaaaatacaaatgaaagtGAAGTTTGGGAAGAACTAAAAGATGACACCACCAACCTGAAGATGCTGCAGGTCATCTTCCTGAATGTTTTGCGAGAGATTGTACACCTGAGAAGACATGCAACACGTGATTTGCAGGTTCTTTATttccatagttttttttttaggacaaGCCAAACCTGCACGGAGCTGGTCATCGTGCTGAGGGCAAACACTGTGGCACAGTCCTTAATGGTAGACTGGCTGTCGAAGGCTCCCTGCGTGTCCACCAGGAGGACGGCCACCTGAAACAGCGACAGCGTGACCatgccgccgcctcctctcaTCAAAGATCCTTCCTTTCCTCGCACGGGACTACCTTGCTGCCGTCCGGCTTGTCCACCACAAAGACTTCATTCCAGACTTGAATTCCGGTGGTCTCCCTCTCGCAGCCTCCTCTCCACGTGAAACCGGTCAGCGGGTCATCGTCACCGCCTATCCACTGCTTTTTTTGCTGTGAGGAGAACCGTAAAACTATAAATGATACATTCTTGTGATGATTGGAgaaattcatattttcaaatgtcttcCTACGACTGGAAAAACTTGTTGCGCTCGAGGACACATTCCAAATCTTTCGTCATACTCGGTGTGAAAGACAACATGGCCGCTTGCCATGCTTGCAACGTCTCACTTTCTCTTATTCTGTCAACAGACGACATTCAGCCGTCTCACCTGATTGTACATGTAGCGCAGCATGAAGTCCAGCAGGAAGGACTTGCCCTTGCGGAAGGCGCCAGCAACcgacaccaccaccacattgAGGTCCCGCACGTGCTCCTGCAGCAGGATCTTCTCCAGCGCGGCGGAGTCCAGCTCAAAGCTGTGCTCGTCCTTGTTGGCCAGCAGGATCTGCACCGGCCGggccttctcctcttcctcttcctgacCAGACCCCGGGTGCCAATCGGGAAATCTTGAACAGTGAGGT is a genomic window of Syngnathus acus chromosome 15, fSynAcu1.2, whole genome shotgun sequence containing:
- the LOC119134453 gene encoding atlastin-2-like; translated protein: MAEVSGLRSRAHFEPNCKSTRAEQGSSGVQDVTVVRRSQRSALARPEDLDDDLLLGKMNSDWTPSPDEGVQELQEEEEEKARPVQILLANKDEHSFELDSAALEKILLQEHVRDLNVVVVSVAGAFRKGKSFLLDFMLRYMYNQQKKQWIGGDDDPLTGFTWRGGCERETTGIQVWNEVFVVDKPDGSKVAVLLVDTQGAFDSQSTIKDCATVFALSTMTSSVQVYNLSQNIQEDDLQHLQLFTEYGRLALEEVYLKPFQSLMFLIRDWSFPYEYDYGLEGGNAFLMRRLQVKQNQHEELQNVRKHIHSCFSNIGCFLLPHPGLKVSTNLHFDGRLRDIDGDFKRQLSQLVPLLLAPEQLVVKEIGGNKVTCRDLVEYFKAYIKIYQGEELPHPKSMLQATAEANNLTAVAGAKDMYSKNMEQVCGGDKPYVAPADLERSHDEFREHSVRYFRSVKKMGGAEFCQRYQSQLEAELDETFGNFCKHNDGKNIFYAARTPATLFAVMFVAYVVSGVTAFVGLSTLAALANLLMGLALLSLCAWAYVKYSGEFREVGTIIDLVAETLWEQVLKPLSEHYMEDNVRQTVVNSLKASLTEPGGSGGGSSSSQQQQQQQNAKLKTH